AACTTTACTCACTCTGCGCATTGTTCAACAATTTCTTGATCTCATTAAGGCTCATGCTGGTCATGCTTTGCTTATTGTTGATTTCAATCGCCTCCAGCACTTCTTTGCGGAAAATTTTCACCTCAGCCGGCGCTTTGATGCCCACTTTCACCTGGTCGCCGTCAATGGAAGTAATCAATATTTCGATTTCATCATTGACGATAATCGACTGTCCTTTTTTTCTAGCCACGATCAGCATGAGCCGCAAACCCCTTTCTTTCCATGGCGTTATTTGCAAAAAGGGGCGCAGCCGTGTCGTAGTGGCTATTGGAGGGAAGCACCAACTGCAGGCCTTTGCGGGTTGCGCTATTGATTACAATCGGAGCCAGCAAATTGATGGTGGAAGCATGAAACGGGTTGCGAATCGTGACAATGTTCAGAACTAGCACTTCGTCAGTCGATTCGATGCCAAGTTTGTCTTTATCGCCGTCGCTTAAATCAAAACAATAATCTGCGAAAAAATAAAACGGATCGGCCGTCAAAAAGCCGATTTGTTCGTCATCAACACATTGCAACATGACAAAAGGGTTGCCTTCTTCCACCATGTTGAACGAAAAAAAGCGCTTGTCGCCAAATCCCCGAATGCTTCCGTCCAAGTCAATCGTTTTTTCATGCAGATCTTTGAACATGCATCCCCCTCCTGAACAAACAAAAAGCCTTTGCAATTTTTTAGGCAAACAAATCATATGGAGCGGTTGTGATCGTAATCGAATTTTTCTGCCGCATATAGATTTCGACGCCCCCGCGCCGGAACTGAATTTCCGGTTTATGCATCCGGTACTCGATCTGCGGAAAATTCGGTTTTACGCTAATGGAGATTTCCTTCTTCGCGATTGACACTTCCACATTGTCGTAAGACGCAGCCCCAACATATTCGAT
The genomic region above belongs to Bacilli bacterium and contains:
- a CDS encoding flagellar assembly protein FliW; amino-acid sequence: MFKDLHEKTIDLDGSIRGFGDKRFFSFNMVEEGNPFVMLQCVDDEQIGFLTADPFYFFADYCFDLSDGDKDKLGIESTDEVLVLNIVTIRNPFHASTINLLAPIVINSATRKGLQLVLPSNSHYDTAAPLFANNAMERKGFAAHADRG
- the csrA gene encoding carbon storage regulator CsrA, translated to MLIVARKKGQSIIVNDEIEILITSIDGDQVKVGIKAPAEVKIFRKEVLEAIEINNKQSMTSMSLNEIKKLLNNAQSE